The genomic DNA CCGGAACTTTTATAGGACCAAACCAGTCCCGGTTAAAAACTTTCCGCACAGCAGTGGTATCACCTGCAATTCTTACTCTGTAGGGCTCATACCAGGGGTTCATTGAAACATAATCAAAACTATTTTCCGGATAAGTGAAATCTTCAATGCGCTCCGGAGCTGCAGGTGGGCTGGGAATAGCTACTCCGTAATTTTCAAACCCGCGGGTGTATTCCTTGCCGTTTACATACACAATTTTATTCTTAATTTCCACAATATCCCCGGGCATTCCGATAATCCTTTTAACTACATTTCTGCGTGCATAATAGCAAATATGAAAGGCAGTGAAAGGATGCTTGGAAAAACTATTCTTTTTGTTGATGTAGAGAGGGGGAAAGATTTTGATAAAATCATTCTTGGAATCCTCATATTCAGGAGTGCCTTCCTCAATTTTAGGATAACGAAAAGTGACAATTTCACCTTGCTTGGGAGTATTGAAAAAATACTTTATCTTATTGGCAACAAGATAATCACCCACTAAAAGGGTCTTCTCCATAGAAGAAGAAGGAATTAGAAAATTCTCAAAAGTATAATTGCGGATGATCATTGCCACCACAAAAGCAAAAAGAATTGCTTCTACCCAGTCCTGCAAACCGGGTTTGCGTTTATGAAACTTTTTCTCCCCAGGAAGAGGGGTTAAAGTGTAAGGTAGAGTATCAGATTTTGTTTTATCACGCCGGGGATTGATTTTATCCTTCATCAAGTAATATCCTTTTCTTTATCTGCAATTTCATTACCAACCTCTGAAAGAGTTGTTTGTGTCAAGCAAAATGGTGAACGGGATTGTTGGATCACGCAGATTACGCAGATTTTAGAAACACCTGTAAGACCAGACACAAAAAAACAGCTCACAGATTACACAGATTACACAGATTACACAGATTACACTGGATTATATATCCTTCCAAAAAAAAAGAATAGTTCGTTATAGTAAACGCCGGCATACCGAAAGAAGGCATATCTTTATTTAGTCCAAAATTCCCTCGTCACTCCTGCGTAAGGAGGAATCCAGAGATAATTAATCTAATGGAAGTTACAATCCAGGATTTCATTTTTGGTATTCATTTTAGCAAGGTTACTTTCTGCATATAGCTCTCTTTATCTACCAGCATTTTTATGAAATAGATTCCACTTCCGCAATTGCTGTTATTTTTATCCTTACCTTCCCAGATAAGTTTATATCTGCCCTTATCTTTTTGTCCTAAGGTAAAAGTTTGGATTCTTTGACCGCGGTCATTGTATATTTCTATTTTTACTTCAGCTTTTTTACTTAGTTCATAACCAATAGTAGTAGAAGGATTGAAAGGATTAGGATAGATAGAACGGATTCCTGTAATTAACTGATATGCCGGGGTACTATTGTGTGCTCCCTCAAAATAGATACATCTTGAGCCGTAATAACTATTAGAGGCATTATAATCTTGTATTTCCAGCCAGTAATAATACATCCCAGCTACATAAATATCTTTATCGGTGAATAAATACACTTGTTGTTGAGAAGTATTGGTAGCTTGAATTAAAGGACTAATAACTGTTGCTTGAGAAAGGTCGTCAATGGTTGCACGAAGCAAATAATAACCGTTCACATTGGTTTCCGATTGAGTCGCCCACAGCAAATTTATACCATACTGAGAATTGACAGAAGCATTAAAAGAAGATAATACAACGGGTAAAGTATTATCTTGCTGAGCAATAATAATTGGAATCTCCACTGTTCCCTTAGTTCCACTAAATGTTATAGAAAAACTTATCTTCTCCTCATCACCATAAATTATATGCCAGGCACTATTTTGATAATAAGCTCCATAATCGGAAGTTGTTTGGAAAGTAATAGTCCAATTGGAAATACTATTATCTAAAACAAAGTTATATTTGGAATAAGTTACATTGGGATTAGGCACAGGAGGGAAATCATCATTTATTACACCTTTATCGGCATCTCCACCTGATACTGTAACAGAAATTCCTTGTTCAACTACAGGAATGTTATTAAGAAAATAAGGCATACGCAATTTGGCTACATAGATGTTATCATATCCATTGCATGTTAAAGTGGTATTACCGAAAGTTGCATTACCGAAAAAATTTCCTACAATATAATTATTTCCATTAGTATCTACAGCAATGTCATATCCACCATCATTACTTGTCCCTCCGGCTTGGTTAATCCAAATCCAATTACCGTTACTATCCAACCTGGCAACAAAGATATCGTCCTTCCCTCTGCTGGTTAAAGTAGTATTACCAAAAGTAGCACTGCTGGAAAAATAACCGCTAATAAAACTGTTTCCGCTATCATCAATAGTAAGACCACTACAATAATCACGAACTGTGCCTCCGGCTTGTTTTACCCAAAGCCAGTTACCGTTGCTATCCAGCTTGGCAACAAAGATATCCCAATAGTTACTGCTGGTCAAGGTAATAGTGCCGAAGGTAGCGCTATGATAAAAACTACCTGCAACATAGCTGTTTCCATTGTTATCCACAGCAAATCCATCAGGGGTAGGCGTATTAGCTGAAGCTACCCAAAGCCAGTTACCGTTACTATCCAGCTTAGCAACATAGCTGCCATCTCCTGTGTTACTTGTTACAGTGTAATTTCCAAATGTAGCACTTTCCATAAAATAACCACAAGCATAGCAGTTACCGTCATTATCTACTGCAACGCTATAACCGACATTATCAACAGGTCCTCCAGCTTTCTTTGCCCAGAGCCAGTTACCGTTATTGTCCATCTTAGCTATAAATATATCTTCATCTGCCTGTCCTGTCAGAGTAGTGCTTCCAAAAGTGATATTACTATCAAAACATCCTGTAACATAGCAGTTCTCATTGGAATCTACAGCAAGTCCATAACAAAAACCACCTTCGGCACCTCCTGCACTTTTTCCCCAGAGCCAGTTTCCGTTGCTGTCCATCTTAGCTATAAAAATATCCCCAGCTCCGTTACTGGTCAAGATTGTGGGGGGAGTAGTGCCAAAAGTAATACTACTCCCAAAATTACCGGTAATATAAATGTTACCGCTATTATCCATTACAATATCATTACAAGTATAATAACTTGTGCCTCCGGCTTGCTTTGCCCAAAGCCAGTTACCATTACTATTCATTTTAGCGACAAAGATGTCAGATTGTCCGCTGTTTGTTAAGGTAGTAGAGCCCAAAGTTAAACTTTTGGTTATAAAATTACCCGATATATAACTATTTCCGTTATTATCAGTTACAATGCATCGCGCGGTAACATTACTGCTCCCTTGTGCTTGTTTTGTCCATTGCCAATTACCGCTGCTATCAAGCATAGATATATAAAGGTCAGGATTTTGGTTATTGCTGTTATTTAAGATAGTATTCCCGAAATTAATATTTGTACTCAGAAAATAACCGGTAATAAAGCAATATCCATTAGTATCAATAGCAATGTCCATACCTGTATCTTCAAGTGCTCCACCGGCTTTTTTTTCCCAGAGCCAATTACCGCTGCTATCCAGTTTAGCTATAAAAATGTCTTTATCTCCACTGCTGGTTAGAAGAGATGAATCAAAGTAAATGCTATTTTCATAAGAACCGGTAAGATAGCTATTGCCGCTCGGATCAATAGAAATTCCATTTGCTTCATCATAACCTGTCCCTCCGGTTTGTTTTGCCCAAAGCCAACTTCCGCTACTATTTAGTTTGGCAACAAATATATCTCCATTGCCGCTATTATTTAAAGTAATAGAACCAAAAGTAATGCTGCCACTATAGAAAATTCCTGTAATATAGCTATTACCACTGCTATCAATTGCGATGCTATTACTTACATCAGTTTTTGTTCCCCCAGCTTGAGTTGCCCAACTCCAGATCCCTGAACTGTTAAGCATAGCGACAAAAATATCACTTTCACCACTTTGGGTGTTATTTAATGTGATATTACCGAAGGTAATGCTTGAACTTGAGAAATTCCCAGTTACAAAAATATTTTTATTACTATCAACTATAATTCCATAACCGGAATCAAAGTTATCTCCACCTATTTGTTTTGCCCAAAGCCAGTTACCACTACTATTCATTTTAGCGACAAAGATGTCACTATATCTATTGTTATATAGAGTAGTATTACCAAAAGTAATACTGCTACTAAAATAATTCCCGGTGATATAACTATTTCCATCACTATCAATAGCAATGCCATAGCTGATATCTATGTCATTTCCTCCAGCTTGTTTTGCCCAAAGCCAATTGCCATTGCTATCAAGTTTGGCAACAAAAATATCATAATATGCGGTACTCGTAAGAGTAGTAGAACCAAAAGTGGAAATACCTAAAAAACTTCCGGTAATATAACTTATACCCGATGAAGTTACAGCAATACTATAGCCAAAATTAAGGGAATTTTCAGATGTTCCTGATGTTCCTCCGGCTTGTTTAATCCATACAAAATTACCCTGGCTATCCATTTTAGCAACAAAGATATCCTGGTATCCTTTACTAATTAATCTTGTATTTCCAAATCTAATACTACCTTTAAAATTACCGGTTATATAGCTATTTCCGTATGAATCAAAAGCTACACTATAACCCTCATCTAAATTTTGTTCTCCTGCTTGAGTTGTCCATATCCATGGTTGATATTCACTAAAAAGCATTATTGAAAAAAACAGTAAAACTGATAGTAGAATTGCCTTTTTCATCTTTTCCTCCTTGCCTTAATATTTCTTCATTGGGTTCATAGTTTTCATAATAGTAAGAACTCCTCTTTCTATTATAGTTTGGACAAAACAAAAAAATTTGTCTCTACGCTATCAGCTATTTACATAGCAAGTTTCCACATATTCAGGAATTATACCTAATTTAAAATACTCTACAAGATTTCCTTTTTACAAATTGTGGATTTATGTCAAGCACGATTATTCAAAAAATATATAAATCAGAATATCAAGCTTCAGGTAACAAGGGAATAATATGTTGTAATGCATTGTGATGTAATAAAGTTCTGCTTTAGAATGGTGGAATTTATTCAACACCCCAACCGCTATAATCTATCAATTTTGATATGTGAGCTGAAAGTAACTTCATATAAGAAAGATGGTTGCCAAAGTAAAATTTTTTTCTAAGAGATAAAATGCCTATTTCCTTGTCTTTCCTGAAAAAGCAGGAATGGTGAACGGGATTTTTGGATCACGCAGATTACGCAGATTTTATAAACACCTGTAAGACCAAACACAAAAAAAACAGCTCACAGATTACACAGATTTCACAGATTAAACAGATTACACAGATTTCACAGATATAGTATGGACACACTGATTTAGGATGGATATAGATTTCACGGAATTAAACAGATAAACTCCTATTTTTATATCTGTTTGTTGGCTTTACTTTTATAAGGATGCTTGCATAAACCGATCGGTGAAGCTGCATTTTTTTCTTAGAAGTGAATAGATTTTAGTAATTAGCAGCTTTTAATTTATTTATGCTATCATTGGAGTATCTATTACTCCACAGAATATATTCAGTATCTTTGTTTTGCAATGCTTCCAGATATTCCGGCTTAATTTCTCGGTCAGTATCATTAATTATTGCCAAGCCGATAACCATTTTACTTGAAAGAAGTTCACGCATCTGTTTAATATCGCTCCAAGTAAAAAGAAAGTGGGGCAAGTTTAACTTATTTACAGTATTAAAAGCTTTTATCACAATCTCTGTATTTCTAAAGGCAATTTGAAAATCAAAGGTAAATTCAAGACCTGTGCTTCCCTTGGAAATAAAATTGGGGGTATAAATAATATCCAGTTCTTTCAAGTAAGCTTGCACATCTTCTTTAAATACTGATTCTACTGTTTGTTTGGATAGCACATAAAGGTCATTGATTTCTGAAATTGCTGATAAGAGATTCAGTTTTTTCTGGGGAAAGTTCTTTTCATCAGTTTCTACAGTTAATTCGGAATCTTCAGATAAAACTACACCATAATTTAACAAAATTCTCTCTAACATTTCTTTCCGCTTAGCAGAGCGAGAAATAGAAACACCGCTTAATTCAAGATTATGAATTGTTTCTCCATCATCAGATAAAATTACTTTCCCTTTCTCTTTTTTAGCATATATCTCTATAGAATCGTTAAATAAACCCAGAAAAGGAGTAGTTATTTTTGTCCAGGTGGTAACAGCATCCAAAGTAATAGTAGTTTTCTGTCTTAAGAAGTTATAAAAATCATCTACCAACGCAGTTATCTGATTCATAAAAACACCTCATCTTGCATAGTTATCTTTAACTGAGATTGGAGGTTAACTAATTTAGCAACAGCTAAAATTGCTTCCGCTATGTCAGCAGTGGATTGGATATTTTTAATAGGGAAAACATCTTTTGACAAGGGGATAGCCCAATTTAAGTCATAATCTTGGACAAAATAATGAATATGCGGAATATTAACTCCAAGATATTGACCCATATACGGTAAGAAATGCTTCGGAACATTTTCAGTTGCCTGTTCCGGATTCTTATGAGTTCCGCAATAATCAATCCGTAATAAAGGTAATTGACCATCTGTATTCTGAAAATGAAGAGTAAGCTTTATAATGTGTTTTTTACTGCGAGTTATTTCCAGAAAAAACTCATATTCTGCATTAGGTATAGAAATCATATTAATTCTTTCTTTCAGGTAATTAGTCAAAGTAAAAGAATAAGTATCCATCATTACTTTACCATCAAAAGCTTTTTTCTCAATTGCGATCAACTGATCAGCAAATTCCTTTGTAATTATCATAAAACTCCTGATGCTCTGTCTTGATTAAATCTCATTATAGTCAAGAGAGCATAACTCTACAAATTCCACAGTATATATTTGCGCAAGGGTGTCAATAAATATTTCGCATTTTTCCGGGGTTTATGTTGACGGGGACATCAACATTACGGGGGTTTTTGTTGACGGGGGTATCAACCTAACGGAAAAGGCATTGGTTCTTCGTTAAGAGAAATAAACAGGTTTTCTATTATATCCGTAGGCAGGATTGAAGGTGCGTAGCGTTTTTTGGCAAGTTCTTCCGCTGTTCTACCCATAATGTAAGAAGCATTGATAGCTGCCTCTCCAAGTTCCATTCTTTGTCCGCAAAAGGAACCGATAATTCCGGCTAAAACATCTCCGCTACCGCCTGTGGCAAGTCCATCATTTCCTCTGGTATTGATAAACATTCTTTTTTCGTCGCAAAAGATAGTAGTATCACTTTTCAGCAGGACTTTTGCCCCGGTCTTTTTTACATAATTTTCCAAAGCGGCAGAGGTATCTTCATAGAGCTGATCCAGAGTGATATTTGCCAGAGCACAGAATTCTCCAAAATGAGGAGTGAGCAGGATATTAGGTTTTTTCAGATATTGTTGCAGAGCGGGGTCTTTTGCAATTAACCGTAAAGCATCAGCATCAACAACGGTAGGCACTGTAGAAGTTCGCAAGACAAATTCCAGCATATAGTTAGCATAAGTATCAAGCCCCAAACCGGGACCTATTATAACGCTATCTGCCTTTTTAAATAGATCGGAGAATAATTTCAAGTCCGGAGTTAGTGTTTTTCCTACTCTGGGTATTCCTACAAAGAGATATTCCGAAGGGTTAGCATTATAGAAATAGGCATTTTCTTCACGACTTACCAAATAAACTAAGCCGGCTCCTGCTCTCAAAGCAGCTTTAGCGGTCATAGATATTGCCCCCAAATATCCCAAATGGCCACCTATAGCTAAAACCCTGCCGTAATCATTTTTAGTAGCATTAAAACTGCGTTCGGGTAATTTGAAGTTGGCATTATCTATCAAAATGGCAGGGGTGAAAAAGGCATCGTTATAGCTATCGGGAATGCCAATAGGGATAGTTACTATTTTTCCGCTCTTATATTTTCCATATTGCAGGAATAATCCGGTTTTGAACGAATGCAAAGTTAAGGTTAAATTTGCCCGGAAGGCATCTTCACCATCTCCGTTGGCTCCATTTAAGCCGGAAGGGATGTCTATAGCCACTTTGAAGGCAGCAGTATCCTCAACGCTTTCAAATATTTTTTTCAGAGTAGCCGGTAATTTACCCTTAAAGCCCGTTCCGAAGACAGCATCAATAATCATCGTTACCCCTGGTAAATTTTCAATTACATCCAGGTTGTCTAAGTTCTTATTCAAATCATAAGAAGGGATTTTAAGTGCTTTGCAGAGTTCAAAATTGTGTTTGCTTTCTGCTGTCATAGTGCCATTATGGACTTTTAAGAGGAACACACTTTTCGCGTAGTTATGCAACCAGCGGGCAAGGACAAAGCCATCTCCGCTGTTATTTCCTGTGCCGTGTAAAATGATGATAATTCCGTCTGTTTCTTCCGGATAGTTATTAATAAGATAATCGGCGCAGCCCCTGCCGGCATTTTCCATCAGCAAGGCAGCTGGAATGCCGAAGCAATTGATGGTATTGTCATCCAGGGTTTTCATTTGAGAGGGAGTAAAAACATAAGCCATTATATCTCCTTATTTGGTTGTTAGACAGGCAGTTTTATTTCAAAAGTAGTGCCTTCACCCATTGTACTTTGCAGCACTTTAATATGTCCGTTATGGTATTCTTCAATGATGCGTTTTGCCAAGCTTAACCCCAAGCCCCAACCTCTTGTTTTAGTAGTTACACCTGGTTCAAAAATACTTTTCCATTGCCGATGAGGAATACCTTTACCCTCGTCCCGGATTTGAATATAAATCCAGGGTTTCTTTATTGTAGCGGTGATGATGATATTTCCGCCTTTATTACTCATTGCATCCACGCAATTTTTAATCAGGTTTTCCAGGGTCCATTTAATCAGTTCCTTATCCATAAGCACCATCACACCATCAATTTTGCCGATGTAATGAATATCAATCTTATTTCCCAGGTGAGGCATTCTTTCCCGAAAGTATTCTACGGTTGCAGAGATAATTTCATCCAGGTTTTGGGGTTCCAGTTTTGTGATGCTGCCTACTTTGCCAAAACGGGAAGCGATGTTTTTCAGGTGTTCCAGGTCAGCAGTCATATATTGCACAATTTGGTCTATATCGCGCACACAACCATCGGGCGCGGGTTCTTTCAAATAATCCAGCCAGCCCATTAAAGAGGTTATGGGTGTTCCAAACTGGTGGGCAGTTTCTTTGGCTAAGCTTATCCAGAGAGTATCTTTTTCGGTTTGGCTAAGCAAGAACAAGCCATAGATACCAAAGAAAACAACCATCAAAGCCAGAATCAATTCCAGAATAACTATGTAGCGTATATAGGAAAGGGATTTGGGAGTGGAAAAATAGATATAGCCCAAACTATCTGCCGCATTGGAAAGAGGAATTTCGTCCATCGTTTTAGTCAGCTGAGCCAGTTTTTGCTGTTCTTCCGTGGAAATTTCATAGTAATTGACCGTTTCCGGGATGCCTACATTTCTCCAGAAGAGGGGTTGTTTATAATGGTCGGTAACGATGATTGAGCAATCCACATTTTTAATGAACTCGGCAAAGGAAATTGGCTTGCTGTAATAGGCATAGCCGCTAATTCTGCCATCATCAGTTAAAGGCATTTGCACCATCGTTTTCATTAAGTTTTCCAATTTTTTCTTACTTGCGGGAGATAGTTCATAAAAGAGAGTATCGGAAGGCAAGCCAACATTTTTCCACAGCAGGGGTTGATAATTTTGGTCTGTAATAATAACCGGCACCGGGTTTTCCTGCATAAAGTCCGTGCTGATGTAATCCCAAAGGTCTTGTTTGAAATCCCGGGAAGTAGTAAATTGCAGATATTTGGAGCTTATTTCCGTAATCAATTTTGCATTGCTTTCCGCTTCTCTTAAATATCTATCGGTGTAGGCAATATACTGAGCAAAAATGCGCGGAATAAATTCCTGTTCTTTTTTGGCTTGTTTCAACAGGAATTGAATGTAAACGGCAAAGAAGATAAAGATTGCCAAGCTGCCGAAAATAAGGATAAACCGCAGGCGATTGAAGAGATTAGTGTTCTTTGGTTTTTTCCCAGTGAGAATCGAGTTCTTCAAGATTGGCTTCATTGATATCTTCTCCGTTTTTACGGTAATGTTCTTCAATTGTATTAAACCTGCGGGTAAACTTACGGGTGCATTCCTTCAAAGCGGATTCTGCATCTATATGTAACTTTCTTGCCAGGTTCACCAAGGTAAAAATCATATCTCCGAGCTCTTCCTGGATGGCACTTTGTTCATTGCTATTCAGCGCATCGGCAAGTTCTTCCCGTTCTTCATCCAGTTTTTCCAGAACGGGTTTTATATCCTGCCAGTCAAAGCCAACGGAAGCAGCTTTTTCCTGAGTTCTTTGAGCTTGAATGAGTGCCGGCAGGGACCTGGGAATTCCTTCCAAAACGCTTTTCCGTTCTGTTTTTTCCGCTTTTTTCAGGCGTTCCCAGTTCTTTTTAACAGCATCGGCGTCAGTTAAAGTTAATTCTCCAAAAACATGAGGATGGCGGCGGATAAGTTTGCTGACAATTTCATCCAAAACATCGTCTATATTCCATAGACCCTGTTCATTAGAAATTTGTGCCTGCATAACAATGTGCAGCATCAGGTCGCCCAATTCTTCTTTCAGGGAATAGTAATCCTTATCTTCAATGGCTTCCACCACTTCATACAGTTCTTCAATGAAATTGGGAACCAGGGACTCGCGGGTCTGTTTTAAATCCCAGGGACAACCCTTTTCGGGAGTTCGTAAGGCAGCTACGATAGCTACCAGTTGTTCAAATTTGTTCATATTTCCTCGGCATCCAGTTATCGGGATGCGAAATTTCGTTAATAACGGCAAAAAGTATCCAGTAATGATGTTCCCAAATAATAGAGCTGGGCAAAATGGAAGTAGGCAGGAACATCAACAGGACAAAGAAATACATTTCGTAATAATATTTATTAGCAGGGTTCATTTTTATTGCCCTCCATAATCTGTAAAGCCAAACTACATAGAGATAGGCAAAACCCAGAAAGAAAAGAAGTCCGTAATTGGTAAGCAGTTCCAGAAAGAAATTATGGGAATTGGAGATACCGCCTGTTTTATACATTCTTCCTGCCAGCATATAGTGCTCCACATTTCCAGCTCCCACACCCTTAAAGCCGCTTTCAGCTAAAATTTCCAGATTTTGGGGAATGAGCCGCGTGCGAATTTTTATGCTGCTCATTGTGAAGGACTTTGATTCCTGACCTATGCTGCCAATTTCTTCGGTAAATGTATCTTTTGTAAAAGTAACAAGGGGTTTGGCAAAGATTATTAGACCAAGAATCAGCACAGCCATCAGCAATAAGCTCAAAGTTCGCATCCGTGAAGAATAGAGAAAAATAAAGGCAAACAGGAACATACAGGAAGAAGTGATAATAGCAATTCTGGCACCTTCAATGATAACAATGCTCATAATAATAAAATAGCAGAGCAGTGAAATAAGCCCCAGTAATTTGCTTTTTTTAATCTCCGGTAAAAACAGAATAAAAGGAATTAAGAGATTGAAAACGGCAGCTAACTGATTAGGTCCGTAAAAAGGACCTGTAGGCACGAAAGTTGTTTTATTGTATAGAAGGGATTGCGGCAAATGATGCCAGGTAAGCATTTCCCACATAGCGATAGCGATATAAACTATAACAATAAAAAACCAGAACCAGGGAGCGCATTTTTTCACAGTGAGGTCTCTGCAAAAGATGCTTACAATGATAAACAGCATCGTTTTTTTGAAAATCAGTTCGGAATGCACGATGGAGATAGGTTTTACAAAAGACCAATTGTAGCTGAGAAAAGAATAGCTTGTCCAAGTAAGTAAAAACAGTGCCGGGAGAAAATTTACTTTATTAAAAACAATTACATCTTTGTTGATGAGGGCATACAGCATACACACACAGGCAATAAACAAAAAATACATATTGTTAATGCCCATCGCAACGGGAAAATATTCCAGCAGAAAAGAAACCAATAGCAGCCCTGTGACCAGATGTCCTAATCTGATATTATTATAAGGAATGCTGAGAGTGGCTGTGTTCAGGAGACCTTCTTCTTATGGAATAGAGCAGTGTTAATGGCTGTAATTTTCTCTTTGTTCTCCCCCTGTAAGCTTTCTAAAATTAAAGCCAGAACGCAGGATAGAACAAAGGCAGCCACAGTAGATAATACAACGGTTAAAGCTCTTTTAGGTTTAGACCTGATACCTGCCAGCTGAGGGGCATCATAAACCTCAAAAGTAGGCAGGTCTTTCACTTCTTCCAGTTTGGCAAGTTCAAATTGCGGGTAAAGATATTCTATAATCTTTTTTTCAATTTCCACATTCAGCATCAATTGAGCATATTGCATTGCCAAATCGGGTATTTTATCTATTTGGACGATATATTCGGGCACCAGATCGCTACCGCTATTTTCCAAGCTCTTTATTTTTTGTTTCAGCAATTGCATTTTTTCGGCTAAAGCAATTACTGCAGGTGAATCTGAAGAGTATTGACTTTGGGCAAGGGAATGTTCAATTTCGGTTTGCATATATTCGGACACAATTTCACTGTAAAGTGTCAGTTGGGCTTGAGTTTGTTGAGTAATATCAATGGAGCGATTTTTCTTCTGAAAATCCCTCAATAATACAGAAAGGGAATCAACGGTTTGCAAATGATTGTTTACCTGTTTTTCCAGAAATTCCCTTTTTTGGCGTCCTTTGCTCATTTTACTGTGCAGAATGTATTTATTCAAAGAATCCACATGATATTGCACGATTTGACGGGAGAGTTCTTTGTTTTTGGTTTCCGCTATGATATTTACCAGGTATGTCTTCTGGTCGTAAAAAATCTGCATAGTAGATTCGCTAAGCTGTTTAACGGCAAGTTCCATTGCTTTCAGGGTATCGGGTTCATCTATTTTATAATAGGGTATCAGGTTAAACTTTCTAACCACCTCTTCCTGAAATTTGCGGCTTTGCATAATGTAAATAAAATCCACTGCCATATCAAATTTATCTGTTTGCAGAATGCCACTGCCTAAAATATCCATTATGCCTCCTCCCAGGGAACCTAATCCTCCCGATTCTGCAATAGGCATAAGAGTTGCTTTGGATTCCCAATATTGGGGAACAAGCAGAGAATATATGATAGCAGCAATAGCTACAAGACAGCAGATAGTTATTACCAGATATTTGCGTTTGGCAATTACCAGAATAATATCCAGCAGGCCTAA from Candidatus Cloacimonas sp. includes the following:
- the lepB gene encoding signal peptidase I — protein: MKDKINPRRDKTKSDTLPYTLTPLPGEKKFHKRKPGLQDWVEAILFAFVVAMIIRNYTFENFLIPSSSMEKTLLVGDYLVANKIKYFFNTPKQGEIVTFRYPKIEEGTPEYEDSKNDFIKIFPPLYINKKNSFSKHPFTAFHICYYARRNVVKRIIGMPGDIVEIKNKIVYVNGKEYTRGFENYGVAIPSPPAAPERIEDFTYPENSFDYVSMNPWYEPYRVRIAGDTTAVRKVFNRDWFGPIKVPEKSYFVMGDNRDVSEDSRYWGFLERKYITGTPWLIFFSKGIEFNKLYDEPHIRWNRIFRHPH
- a CDS encoding NAD(P)H-hydrate dehydratase translates to MAYVFTPSQMKTLDDNTINCFGIPAALLMENAGRGCADYLINNYPEETDGIIIILHGTGNNSGDGFVLARWLHNYAKSVFLLKVHNGTMTAESKHNFELCKALKIPSYDLNKNLDNLDVIENLPGVTMIIDAVFGTGFKGKLPATLKKIFESVEDTAAFKVAIDIPSGLNGANGDGEDAFRANLTLTLHSFKTGLFLQYGKYKSGKIVTIPIGIPDSYNDAFFTPAILIDNANFKLPERSFNATKNDYGRVLAIGGHLGYLGAISMTAKAALRAGAGLVYLVSREENAYFYNANPSEYLFVGIPRVGKTLTPDLKLFSDLFKKADSVIIGPGLGLDTYANYMLEFVLRTSTVPTVVDADALRLIAKDPALQQYLKKPNILLTPHFGEFCALANITLDQLYEDTSAALENYVKKTGAKVLLKSDTTIFCDEKRMFINTRGNDGLATGGSGDVLAGIIGSFCGQRMELGEAAINASYIMGRTAEELAKKRYAPSILPTDIIENLFISLNEEPMPFPLG
- a CDS encoding DUF1828 domain-containing protein, with the translated sequence MNQITALVDDFYNFLRQKTTITLDAVTTWTKITTPFLGLFNDSIEIYAKKEKGKVILSDDGETIHNLELSGVSISRSAKRKEMLERILLNYGVVLSEDSELTVETDEKNFPQKKLNLLSAISEINDLYVLSKQTVESVFKEDVQAYLKELDIIYTPNFISKGSTGLEFTFDFQIAFRNTEIVIKAFNTVNKLNLPHFLFTWSDIKQMRELLSSKMVIGLAIINDTDREIKPEYLEALQNKDTEYILWSNRYSNDSINKLKAANY
- a CDS encoding SBBP repeat-containing protein encodes the protein MKKAILLSVLLFFSIMLFSEYQPWIWTTQAGEQNLDEGYSVAFDSYGNSYITGNFKGSIRFGNTRLISKGYQDIFVAKMDSQGNFVWIKQAGGTSGTSENSLNFGYSIAVTSSGISYITGSFLGISTFGSTTLTSTAYYDIFVAKLDSNGNWLWAKQAGGNDIDISYGIAIDSDGNSYITGNYFSSSITFGNTTLYNNRYSDIFVAKMNSSGNWLWAKQIGGDNFDSGYGIIVDSNKNIFVTGNFSSSSITFGNITLNNTQSGESDIFVAMLNSSGIWSWATQAGGTKTDVSNSIAIDSSGNSYITGIFYSGSITFGSITLNNSGNGDIFVAKLNSSGSWLWAKQTGGTGYDEANGISIDPSGNSYLTGSYENSIYFDSSLLTSSGDKDIFIAKLDSSGNWLWEKKAGGALEDTGMDIAIDTNGYCFITGYFLSTNINFGNTILNNSNNQNPDLYISMLDSSGNWQWTKQAQGSSNVTARCIVTDNNGNSYISGNFITKSLTLGSTTLTNSGQSDIFVAKMNSNGNWLWAKQAGGTSYYTCNDIVMDNSGNIYITGNFGSSITFGTTPPTILTSNGAGDIFIAKMDSNGNWLWGKSAGGAEGGFCYGLAVDSNENCYVTGCFDSNITFGSTTLTGQADEDIFIAKMDNNGNWLWAKKAGGPVDNVGYSVAVDNDGNCYACGYFMESATFGNYTVTSNTGDGSYVAKLDSNGNWLWVASANTPTPDGFAVDNNGNSYVAGSFYHSATFGTITLTSSNYWDIFVAKLDSNGNWLWVKQAGGTVRDYCSGLTIDDSGNSFISGYFSSSATFGNTTLTSRGKDDIFVARLDSNGNWIWINQAGGTSNDGGYDIAVDTNGNNYIVGNFFGNATFGNTTLTCNGYDNIYVAKLRMPYFLNNIPVVEQGISVTVSGGDADKGVINDDFPPVPNPNVTYSKYNFVLDNSISNWTITFQTTSDYGAYYQNSAWHIIYGDEEKISFSITFSGTKGTVEIPIIIAQQDNTLPVVLSSFNASVNSQYGINLLWATQSETNVNGYYLLRATIDDLSQATVISPLIQATNTSQQQVYLFTDKDIYVAGMYYYWLEIQDYNASNSYYGSRCIYFEGAHNSTPAYQLITGIRSIYPNPFNPSTTIGYELSKKAEVKIEIYNDRGQRIQTFTLGQKDKGRYKLIWEGKDKNNSNCGSGIYFIKMLVDKESYMQKVTLLK